In Paenibacillus sp., the DNA window TCACGCGTCCGCACGGCCGCGGCATCGAACTGACGGAGTCCGGCCGATGGCTGTCCGAGCAAGCCGAACGGTTCTTCAAGCTGGAGGCGGACATCAAGGATCAATGCGAAGCGTTCAAGCAAGGCCGGCGCGGCCGGCTCAAACTGGCGGCGACGTATTTGCCGGCGAATTTCCTGCTCCCGGGCTGGATCGCGGCGTTCCGCCGAAGCCGTCCGGAATTGTCCGTCTCCGTGTCGTCGGGCAACGCCAGCAGCGCGCTGGCGAAGCTGCTCAATTTTGAGGCGGAAACCGCTTGGATCGGCGGGCGAACGGCGTTCCCGAGCGCCGTCGACGCCTTCCGCTGCTACGAGGACGAGCTGTGGTTCGTAGCCGCGCCTCGCCATCGCTTCGCTGGGCGGCGCTGCACGCTCGAAGAGCTGGCGGAGGAGCCGTTCATTTTGCGCGAGCCCGGGAGCTTTACGAGAGAAGCTTTGTATTCTTTATATCATGCGGCCGGTTTGACGCCGCCCTCGCCGGCCGTACA includes these proteins:
- a CDS encoding LysR family transcriptional regulator codes for the protein MNLHALRLFREVSLTGSVSGAAERLHMSQPAVTMQLRKLEKELGFSLTRPHGRGIELTESGRWLSEQAERFFKLEADIKDQCEAFKQGRRGRLKLAATYLPANFLLPGWIAAFRRSRPELSVSVSSGNASSALAKLLNFEAETAWIGGRTAFPSAVDAFRCYEDELWFVAAPRHRFAGRRCTLEELAEEPFILREPGSFTREALYSLYHAAGLTPPSPAVQFEGPQETIRAAVEGIGIAYATKLEVGAYIDSGVLAKIDTDVPPMTNPISCCTRAGDALSPAAEAFLAALPAGRRG